In one window of Timaviella obliquedivisa GSE-PSE-MK23-08B DNA:
- a CDS encoding IS1 family transposase, producing the protein ARKTICFSKSKWLHDAVIGLFINRYEFDLDI; encoded by the coding sequence GCCCGTAAAACGATTTGTTTCTCTAAATCTAAATGGCTTCATGATGCCGTGATTGGACTATTCATCAATCGCTATGAATTTGACTTAGATATCTAA